Genomic window (Abditibacteriota bacterium):
AACGACTACTCTCTGGTGATGGAGGGCCGGGACATAGGCACGGTGATATATCCCGACGCAGACCTGAAGATATTCCTCACGGCCACCATAGACGAGAGGGTCCGCCGGCGGCAGCTCCAATACAGGGAGAGCGGCATAGAGGTGGACTTTGACACCCTCAAGAAGGACATGAACCAGAGGGACATGATCGACTCCACCAGAGAGCACTCCCCCCTCAAAAAGGCGCCGGACGCCGTCACCATAGACTCGGACGGCATGACCCCGGAGGAAGTGGCGGACCGGATAGTGACCCTGTTCAGGGAGAAGACGGCGGGATGACAGTCAGTTATTTCATAGGCAGAGGGCTCTGCCGCCTGTTTCTGCGTCTCACGGGAGGTCTGGAGGGAGTGGGGACGGAAAACGTCCCTGCCGAAGGGCCGGTGCTGCTCATGCCCAATCACGTCAGCTATCTGGACCCTCCCGCCGTAGGCTCCTGTCTCCGAAGGCAGGTGTTCTTTATGGCAAAGGCGGAGCTCTTCACGGCCCCGGTGCTGGGCAAGCTCATATATTCCGTGGGCGCTTTTCCCGTCAAGAGGGGCACCTCGGACGTGGGCGCCATCAAAAGAGCCTTCACACTGCTGAAAAACGGCGAGATAGTCAACATATTCCCCGAGGGGCAGAGATCCCCGGACGGGACCCTGTGCCCTCCCCAGCGGGGAGCCCTGACGGTGGCTCTGAAGAGCAGGGCCGCTCTGATCCCCGTGGCCGTCATCGGCACCGACAAGTCCCTTTCCACCCTCCACAAGGGTATTGGCCGGACCCGGATCAGGGTGATCTACGGCAGTCCTCTGCAGACGGAGGATCTGGCGGACATGGACTCTCACGAGGCCTGCGAGGAGCTGGGCAGACGCTGGACCGCGGCCGTCAGCGGCATGCTGGCCGAACACTCATAGACGCAAAAAAACCGGAGACGCAGCTGTATGCGTCTCCGTTTTTTGCTGTCAGTGCAGCAGCTCTTTGTCCATGACTCCCCTGAGCTCTTCGTTGTATTCCACGGAATACCGGAGCATGCTCTCTCTGGTCTCCCGGTCCATGCGGGTCCAGCCTGCGAAAACATCCTCGGGATACACAGGCTCCTCCGGTGATACGGACTCGGACGGCTTCAGGCTGCCAAAATACTCTTCCACGTCTCCCACGCCGTTTTTCCAGGCCAACACAGGCGCCGGCCGGGGATGAGAGTCCATCTTCTCCCTATCGCTGTCAGTGAGCTCCCAGGTGCCGTACCACTTGGTGTCCCTGGTCAGCTCCCAGGATTTATGTCCGATCCTGACGTGATACACTGTGCCCCGGTCCGTGGCTATGCGGATCACCTCCGGCGTCAGGAAGCGGGCCTCCCGGACCGCCGACGAGCCGTTGCCTCTGATCAGCATCACTTCGGTGCTGCCGGAGAAGACCTCCCAAAGACCGTCCTCCGGGTCCTTTTCCACATATGTCACCCTGCCGTCGTTTTCCGTGAGAAAACGCAGGGAGCCCTTTTTGTATATGAGATCCAGGACGGGAGGCGCCCCCATCTTGTCGGCATTAAACATGCACGATATGTTGTAGCGGCACAGAGTCTTTGACCCGCTGCGGAATATCAGCTGCTTCACCGGCATTTGAAATAGGGGGTTTTCTACGGTCTCCAGGGTCAGGAGATCCACGGAGCCGGCCTTGCCCTCCGCCAGACGCTGCACGTAT
Coding sequences:
- a CDS encoding 1-acyl-sn-glycerol-3-phosphate acyltransferase; the encoded protein is MTVSYFIGRGLCRLFLRLTGGLEGVGTENVPAEGPVLLMPNHVSYLDPPAVGSCLRRQVFFMAKAELFTAPVLGKLIYSVGAFPVKRGTSDVGAIKRAFTLLKNGEIVNIFPEGQRSPDGTLCPPQRGALTVALKSRAALIPVAVIGTDKSLSTLHKGIGRTRIRVIYGSPLQTEDLADMDSHEACEELGRRWTAAVSGMLAEHS